A single genomic interval of Panulirus ornatus isolate Po-2019 chromosome 37, ASM3632096v1, whole genome shotgun sequence harbors:
- the LOC139760528 gene encoding uncharacterized protein, with product MFPTPSWLIICLVVVTSCARRSQTYPSAPTLKPTQLHDSTFLAAPKIPQIKTATPTGNIEFTPTPGTPTSIAGRILMETTALLGSEGGAEDDDEGSDREREASGEDDGDTESDEDDDDDNDDDDDDDVDDDTTYDEGEDVELRDEDDEYEYDYDGFEDDDDSKHLDDDDDYDENDDGESDYDERDDYEESDWEDEDEDYNNDDSEEKNKVQTGDETKDGKAEGMVHMFLQGNESKLLSPFYRNEINHSLDALVGSNPPRIDITGDVNNDKEELDDNELTDIGKDIYIPKVPYVHDDGYIPRPDTVIVLSDEQLRSLVGAAAAADAGNETESVDPTNRYEGETSRGNEITKGSSTDIFIEDSAWNATVDTSTDFHNKSEYITEEELDEILKIYRDFIVNGKEEWEVEEGGEANRDRVTALDTGSVTVSGIAKESQFIQGNSLNTILQDTEEKRSGDHNGEATIISGAAEIRHTTTTYQTKEEPSVSLTPETPLYVDPNVPLSSQNIIANNFSQIYEELIKSNELTAEEKENVILLERLRRTVESLGGVESFRSSSKVHRIVKRQLMGNEACGVFSRKRRNVETVIPTLPRSLMKNDEVVRRKRGVSNVGRRLEQGNVGYRQLYNQYKNMCTFIAMTVFEK from the exons ATGTTTCCGACGCCCTCCTG GTTGATCATTTGCCTCGTTGTTGTGACGTCCTGCGCCAGGCGATCTCAGACCTATCCATCTGCTCCCACGCTCAAACCAACACAACTTCATGACAGCACCTTCCTAGCGGCCCCCAAGATTCCACAGATCAAAACTGCAACGCCCACGGGGAACATTGAATTCACCCCGACGCCCGGGACACCCACTAGCATCGCCGGAAGGATCTTGATGGAGACAACAGCCTTGCTTGGATCTGAAGGTGGCGCTGAAGATGACGATGAAGGTAGCGACCGAGAGAGGGAAGCTTCtggggaagatgatggtgatactgagagcgatgaagatgatgatgatgataatgatgatgatgatgatgatgatgtggacgaTGATACAACATATGACGAGGGAGAGGACGTTGAACTTAGAGACGAAGacgatgaatatgaatatgattatGATGGATTTGAGGACGATGATGATTCGAAACacctagatgatgatgatgattatgatgaaaatgatgatggtgaaagtgatTATGATGAGCGTGATGATTACGAAGAGAGCGActgggaagatgaagatgaggactacaataatgatgacagtgaagAAAAGAACAAGGTACAAACTGGGGACGAGACCAAAGATGGCAAAGCAGAAGGGATGGTGCATATGTTCCTCCAAGGGAATGAGTCCAAACTCCTATCGCCCTTCTACCGTAACGAAATCAACCACTCTCTAGACGCCCTTGTTGGATCCAACCCTCCAAGAATCGACATCACTGGTGATGTTAACAATGATAAGGAAGAACTGGATGATAATGAACTTACAGATATTGGCAAAGATATATACATTCCTAAAGTCCCGTACGTCCACGACGATGGGTACATCCCAAGGCCAGACACCGTCATCGTCCTCAGTGATGAGCAGCTACGGAGCCTGGTAggggctgctgcagctgctgacgCCGGGAATGAGACAGAGAGTGTCGACCCTACCAACAGATATGAGGGAGAGACGAGCAGGGGTAACGAAATAACCAAGGGATCTTCCACCGATATCTTCATCGAAGACAGTGCCTGGAACGCCACAGTTGACACCAGCACTGATTTCCACAACAAAAGTGAGTATATCACCGAGGAGGAGCTGGACGAAATATTAAAGATATATAGAGATTTTATTGTCAATGGCAAAGAAGAATGGGAAGTTGAAGAGGGTGGCGAGGCCAACCGTGATAGGGTTACTGCTCTTGATACGGGTAGCGTTACTGTCAGCGGGATTGCTAAGGAAAGCCAGTTTATACAGGGAAACAGTTTAAACACAATACTCCAAGATACCGAGGAAAAACGGAGCGGTGATCATAACGGTGAAGCCACCATAATTAGCGGAGCAGCAGAGATACGCCATACGACAACTACATACCAGACGAAAGAAGAACCATCTGTCAGTCTCACCCCAGAAACCCCATTATATGTCGATCCGAACGTTCCTCTAAGCTCACAAAACATCATAGCCAACAATTTCTCTCAGATCTATGAAGAGCTCATTAAATCAAACGAACTTACCGCTGAGGAAAAGGAAAACGTAATTCTCTTAGAGAGACTACGAAGGACTGTCGAGTCTCTAGGAGGTGTGGAGAGCTTTCGAAGCAGCTCCAAAGTGCATCGCATCGTGAAGCGACAGCTGATGGGGAACGAGGCGTGTGGAGTCTTCAGCAGGAAAAGGAGAAACGTAGAGACTGTCATACCTACCTTACCAAGGTCACTGATGAAAAAcgatgaggtggtgaggaggaaacGAGGAGTAAGCAACGTGGGCAGGAGGCTAGAGCAGGGTAATGTTGGCTACAGGCAACTCTACAACCAGTACAAGAACATGTGTACTTTCATTGCCATGACGGTGTTTGAAAAGTAG